One Alicyclobacillus acidoterrestris DNA window includes the following coding sequences:
- a CDS encoding MFS transporter, whose translation MANLESNIVEVHNKATRTKVRWTHITITLAVIWVVGMIDKIGVAVVATNSHFLQDMNLVGRNEMIGSLTSALLFSYGIGFFLWGWLTNRFGPKRCAIVGLSIWGVSTLMAAVSPNFSVLFISRIVLGFSEAFLWPVSNALTARWFPLDERGRAKSIWINGVSLGSAIAGFVVTALISLFDWRGVFWFLTIVALVICVPLLCLLITDTPARHRRVSTEELLHIERNQRMEESVATSKNALRTLNYWLVVIAFTGNILAVYGLGSWFPSYMAVSMHFSPTATSTYMLITWSVSIAMMFWVGAHTDRTHKKAYWIIVGFLVACVFLGISLNSPAPIADALLVGGAIAFIQAFTTPMLHGLLHDMSPTRQIGRNTGVMTGIANVVAAFGPAMMGTFITIGHGSYRAAFLFLIICFVLSAVCAVVLTLRGK comes from the coding sequence TTGGCGAATTTGGAATCGAACATCGTGGAAGTCCACAACAAGGCAACCAGAACAAAAGTGCGATGGACACATATCACGATTACGCTCGCTGTGATTTGGGTCGTCGGGATGATCGACAAAATTGGCGTGGCGGTGGTCGCGACCAACAGTCATTTTCTACAGGATATGAATCTGGTCGGACGCAACGAGATGATTGGAAGCCTGACGTCGGCGCTATTGTTTTCTTACGGAATCGGGTTTTTTCTATGGGGATGGCTGACGAACAGATTTGGTCCGAAGCGGTGCGCCATTGTGGGATTGTCGATTTGGGGTGTGAGTACCTTGATGGCAGCCGTGTCCCCGAATTTTTCGGTGTTATTTATTTCCCGGATTGTGTTGGGGTTTTCGGAAGCCTTTTTGTGGCCTGTTTCCAACGCTTTGACCGCGCGCTGGTTTCCGCTCGACGAGCGTGGACGGGCGAAGTCGATTTGGATAAACGGCGTGAGTCTTGGGTCGGCGATAGCCGGGTTTGTGGTCACAGCGCTTATTTCGCTGTTTGACTGGCGTGGCGTGTTTTGGTTTTTGACGATTGTCGCGCTTGTGATTTGCGTGCCGTTGCTCTGTTTGTTGATTACAGACACACCAGCCAGACATCGGCGCGTATCCACTGAAGAGTTGCTCCACATTGAGAGGAACCAACGGATGGAGGAATCCGTCGCGACATCGAAAAACGCGTTACGCACCTTGAACTATTGGTTGGTCGTTATCGCGTTTACGGGGAATATTTTGGCGGTCTACGGACTTGGCAGTTGGTTTCCCTCATACATGGCGGTATCTATGCATTTCAGTCCAACGGCCACGAGCACCTACATGCTGATTACATGGAGTGTCTCCATCGCCATGATGTTCTGGGTGGGTGCGCACACCGACAGGACACACAAAAAAGCCTATTGGATCATCGTCGGGTTCTTAGTGGCCTGTGTATTTCTCGGTATCTCCCTGAACAGTCCGGCACCCATCGCGGACGCGTTGTTGGTTGGCGGAGCGATTGCCTTCATCCAGGCCTTCACGACACCCATGTTACATGGGCTTTTACACGACATGAGCCCCACTCGGCAAATTGGCCGAAACACCGGAGTCATGACCGGCATAGCGAATGTGGTCGCTGCCTTTGGTCCAGCCATGATGGGGACTTTTATTACAATCGGCCATGGAAGTTACCGGGCTGCGTTTCTCTTTCTCATCATCTGTTTCGTTCTCTCCGCAGTCTGTGCGGTCGTGCTGACCCTGCGCGGAAAATAA